One genomic region from Streptomyces sp. NBC_01431 encodes:
- a CDS encoding sugar ABC transporter permease, with protein sequence MNTDKTSPTDLGKPHAAPVDAPPAADAASTAVDPRLLVREQGLGGYLAEFKRKVRAGDLGALPVIVGLVIICIVFQSLNSNFLTAGNLSDISVAMVGTGMIAVGIVFVLLLGEIDLSVGSVSGVAGAAFAVLSVSHGMTEWLALVLSILTGAVAGAIHGFIFAKIGVPAFAVTLAGLLFWNGFMLKILGENGTINTHDSGVFYNLSNYFFSDIAVAYGAAAVAVAAFFLSAFFDSRRREAVGIPSRPLNEIVLRTALIAVVAFAAAYMFNQNKGLPLAVVIFLAVLIITDFVLRRTSYGRMIFALGGSVEASRRAGINIVMVRTSVYAISGTFAAIGGLFLASKISAANQGAGSGDLLMNAIAAAVIGGTSLFGGRGRTWNALLGVLVITSIQYGLALEGVAAAIQQMITGGVLLITVIIDAVTRKTQKSAGRA encoded by the coding sequence GTGAACACCGACAAGACCTCCCCGACCGATCTCGGCAAGCCGCACGCGGCCCCCGTCGACGCGCCGCCCGCCGCGGACGCCGCCTCCACCGCGGTCGACCCCCGGCTGCTGGTGCGCGAGCAGGGTCTCGGCGGCTACCTCGCCGAGTTCAAGCGCAAGGTGCGGGCCGGTGACCTGGGCGCGCTGCCCGTCATCGTCGGCCTGGTCATCATCTGCATCGTCTTCCAGAGCCTGAACTCGAACTTCCTCACCGCGGGCAACCTGTCCGACATCTCCGTCGCCATGGTTGGCACGGGCATGATCGCGGTGGGCATCGTCTTCGTGCTGCTGCTCGGCGAGATCGACCTGTCGGTCGGCTCGGTCAGCGGTGTCGCCGGCGCCGCCTTCGCGGTGCTGAGCGTCAGCCACGGCATGACGGAGTGGCTCGCCCTGGTCCTCTCCATCCTCACGGGTGCGGTCGCGGGCGCCATCCACGGCTTCATCTTCGCGAAGATCGGTGTCCCCGCCTTCGCCGTCACGCTGGCCGGTCTGCTGTTCTGGAACGGCTTCATGCTGAAGATCCTCGGCGAGAACGGCACGATCAACACCCACGACTCGGGCGTCTTCTACAACCTGTCCAACTACTTCTTCAGCGACATCGCGGTGGCCTACGGCGCCGCCGCCGTGGCCGTCGCCGCGTTCTTCCTGTCGGCGTTCTTCGACAGCCGTCGCCGCGAGGCCGTGGGCATCCCCTCGCGTCCGCTCAACGAGATCGTGCTGCGCACGGCGCTGATCGCGGTGGTGGCCTTCGCGGCCGCGTACATGTTCAACCAGAACAAGGGTCTGCCGCTGGCCGTGGTGATCTTCCTCGCGGTGCTGATCATCACGGACTTCGTGCTCCGCCGCACCTCGTACGGCCGCATGATCTTCGCGCTCGGCGGCAGCGTCGAGGCCTCCCGCCGGGCCGGTATCAACATCGTCATGGTCCGCACCTCGGTCTACGCGATCTCCGGCACCTTCGCCGCGATCGGTGGCCTCTTCCTCGCCTCCAAGATCAGCGCGGCCAACCAGGGCGCCGGCAGCGGCGACCTCCTGATGAACGCCATCGCGGCGGCCGTCATCGGCGGCACCAGCCTCTTCGGTGGCCGCGGCCGCACCTGGAACGCGCTCCTCGGTGTCCTGGTCATCACCTCGATCCAGTACGGTCTCGCCCTGGAGGGCGTGGCCGCGGCGATCCAGCAGATGATCACCGGCGGTGTGCTTCTGATCACCGTGATCATCGACGCCGTCACCCGGAAGACCCAGAAGTCCGCGGGTCGCGCCTGA
- a CDS encoding ATP-binding cassette domain-containing protein translates to MVHVSATPVLALRGVSKRFGAVQALTDVELEVHAGEVVALVGDNGAGKSTLVKTIAGVHPIDDGVIEWEGKAVQIDKPHDAQNLGIATVYQDLALCDNIDVVGNLYLGRELKKRGVLDEVEMERRSRELLTTLSIRIPSVRIPIASLSGGQRQTVAIARSMLGEPKLVILDEPTAALGVEQTAQVLDLVERLRERGHAVVLISHNMADVKAVADKVAVLRLGRNNGVFDVKTTSQEEIISAITGATDNAVTRRAARNAEVQK, encoded by the coding sequence ATGGTTCACGTGTCCGCTACGCCCGTGTTGGCGTTGCGCGGGGTCTCCAAGCGGTTCGGTGCCGTTCAGGCGCTCACCGACGTAGAGCTTGAGGTCCACGCCGGTGAAGTGGTCGCCCTGGTGGGCGACAACGGCGCCGGAAAGTCCACGCTGGTCAAGACGATCGCCGGCGTGCACCCCATCGATGACGGAGTCATCGAGTGGGAAGGCAAGGCCGTCCAGATCGACAAGCCGCACGACGCCCAGAACCTGGGCATCGCGACCGTCTACCAGGACCTCGCGCTGTGCGACAACATCGACGTCGTAGGCAACCTGTACCTCGGCCGCGAGCTGAAGAAGCGGGGCGTCCTCGACGAGGTCGAGATGGAGCGCCGCTCGCGTGAGCTGTTGACCACGCTGTCGATCCGTATACCGAGCGTCCGCATCCCGATCGCCTCGCTCTCCGGCGGTCAGCGCCAGACCGTCGCCATCGCCCGCTCGATGCTCGGCGAGCCCAAGCTCGTCATCCTCGACGAGCCGACCGCGGCGCTCGGCGTCGAGCAGACCGCGCAGGTCCTCGACCTGGTGGAGCGGCTGCGCGAGCGCGGCCACGCGGTCGTCCTCATCAGCCACAACATGGCTGATGTGAAGGCCGTCGCCGACAAGGTCGCGGTGCTCCGGCTCGGCCGGAACAACGGTGTCTTCGATGTGAAGACCACCTCGCAGGAAGAGATCATCTCCGCCATCACCGGAGCCACGGACAACGCCGTGACCCGCCGTGCGGCGCGCAACGCGGAGGTTCAGAAGTGA
- a CDS encoding ABC transporter substrate-binding protein, with protein sequence MRRAAVAVTATAMAVSLAACGSAKESGGGTKASTGSSAKKGDDLKIGLLLPENQTARYEKFDKPLIEAKVKELTNGKGQIIYANAKQDATTQNQQADTMITNKVDALIVDSVDSAAIASSVKKAKDAGIPVVAFDRLAQGPIDSYVSFDNEEVGHVQGKALLQALGGNAKSGDIVMMNGAVTDPNAALFKKGAHAELDGKVNIGKEYDTKEWKPENANANMEGAISALGKDKIIGVYSANDGMAGGIITALKAAGLSKLPPVTGQDAELAGVQRILTGEQYMSVYKSYPQEDAIAAEMAVKLAKGQDLGSLAPTKVDSPTTKGVPSSIVPVVSLTKDNIKDTVIKDKIYTIADICTGAYTSACDTLGLK encoded by the coding sequence ATGCGTCGTGCCGCTGTAGCCGTTACCGCCACCGCGATGGCCGTCTCGCTGGCCGCCTGTGGCAGTGCCAAGGAGTCCGGCGGCGGCACCAAGGCTTCCACCGGAAGCAGTGCCAAGAAGGGCGACGACCTCAAGATCGGCCTGCTGCTGCCGGAGAACCAGACGGCTCGCTACGAGAAGTTCGACAAGCCGCTGATCGAGGCCAAGGTCAAGGAACTGACCAACGGCAAGGGTCAGATCATCTACGCGAACGCCAAGCAGGACGCGACCACCCAGAACCAGCAGGCCGACACGATGATCACCAACAAGGTGGACGCCCTCATCGTGGACTCGGTCGACTCCGCCGCCATCGCGAGTTCGGTCAAGAAGGCCAAGGACGCCGGCATACCCGTCGTCGCCTTCGACCGCCTGGCCCAGGGCCCCATCGACTCCTACGTGTCCTTCGACAACGAGGAAGTCGGCCACGTGCAGGGCAAGGCCCTTCTCCAGGCCCTGGGTGGCAACGCCAAGTCCGGCGACATCGTGATGATGAACGGCGCCGTCACCGACCCGAACGCCGCCCTCTTCAAGAAGGGCGCCCACGCCGAGCTCGACGGCAAGGTGAACATCGGGAAGGAGTACGACACCAAGGAGTGGAAGCCCGAGAACGCCAACGCCAACATGGAAGGCGCGATCTCCGCCCTGGGCAAGGACAAGATCATCGGCGTCTACTCTGCGAACGACGGCATGGCCGGCGGCATCATCACCGCCCTCAAGGCGGCCGGTCTCTCCAAGCTCCCGCCGGTCACCGGCCAGGACGCCGAGCTCGCGGGTGTGCAGCGGATCCTCACGGGCGAGCAGTACATGAGCGTCTACAAGTCCTACCCGCAGGAGGACGCCATCGCCGCCGAGATGGCGGTCAAGCTCGCCAAGGGCCAGGACCTCGGCTCGCTCGCCCCGACGAAGGTGGACTCCCCGACCACCAAGGGCGTCCCGTCCTCGATCGTCCCGGTCGTCTCGCTGACCAAGGACAACATCAAGGACACGGTCATCAAGGACAAGATCTACACGATCGCCGACATCTGCACCGGCGCCTACACGTCCGCCTGCGACACCCTCGGCCTCAAGTAG
- a CDS encoding ROK family transcriptional regulator, which translates to METPGSQTSLHRANLERVVRAVRMAGSLTQAEIARTTGLSAATVSNIVRELKDGGTVEVTPTSAGGRRARSVSLSGSAGIVIGVDFGHTHLRVAVGNLAHQVLAEEAEPLDVDASSAQGFGRAEELVKRLIAATGIGQDKVIGVGLGVPGPIDVESGTLGSTSILPGWTGINPREELAGRLGVPVYVDNDANLGALGELVWGSGRGVKDLAYIKVASGVGAGLVIDGQIYRGPGGTAGEIGHITLDESGPVCRCGNRGCLETFTAARYVLPLLQSSHGADLTMERVVQLAREGDPGCRRVVADVGRHIGSGVANLCNLLNPSRVVLGGDLAEAGELVLGPIRDSVSRYAIPSAARQLSVLPGALGGRAEVLGALALVLSEMGDSTLLESALPASAPAFT; encoded by the coding sequence ATGGAGACTCCGGGGTCGCAGACGTCACTGCACCGGGCCAACCTTGAGCGGGTCGTACGCGCCGTGCGCATGGCGGGCTCGCTCACCCAGGCCGAGATCGCCAGGACGACCGGCCTGTCCGCGGCCACGGTCTCCAACATCGTGCGGGAACTGAAGGACGGCGGGACGGTCGAGGTCACCCCCACCTCGGCGGGCGGCCGCCGGGCCCGCAGCGTCTCGCTCAGCGGTTCGGCCGGCATCGTCATCGGAGTCGATTTCGGCCATACGCACCTGAGGGTGGCCGTCGGCAACCTGGCCCACCAGGTGCTCGCCGAGGAGGCCGAGCCGCTGGACGTCGACGCCTCGTCCGCGCAGGGCTTCGGCCGGGCGGAAGAGCTGGTCAAGCGGCTGATCGCGGCCACCGGCATAGGCCAGGACAAGGTCATCGGGGTCGGTCTCGGTGTGCCGGGACCCATCGACGTGGAGTCCGGCACGCTGGGCTCCACCTCGATCCTTCCGGGCTGGACCGGCATCAACCCCAGGGAGGAGCTCGCCGGACGCCTGGGCGTCCCGGTGTACGTCGACAACGACGCCAACCTCGGCGCCCTCGGCGAACTGGTCTGGGGCAGCGGGCGCGGGGTCAAGGACCTGGCGTACATCAAGGTGGCCAGCGGTGTCGGCGCCGGTCTGGTGATCGACGGGCAGATCTACCGGGGGCCGGGCGGCACCGCGGGCGAGATCGGGCACATCACCCTGGACGAGTCGGGCCCGGTCTGCCGCTGCGGCAACCGCGGCTGCCTGGAGACCTTCACCGCGGCCCGCTATGTGCTCCCGCTGTTGCAATCCAGCCACGGAGCCGATCTGACCATGGAGCGCGTCGTCCAGCTGGCTCGCGAGGGCGACCCCGGCTGCCGCCGTGTCGTGGCGGACGTCGGGCGCCACATCGGCAGCGGTGTGGCCAACCTGTGCAACCTCCTGAACCCCAGCCGGGTGGTCCTCGGCGGCGATCTCGCGGAGGCCGGTGAGCTCGTCCTTGGGCCCATCCGGGACTCCGTGTCGCGGTACGCGATCCCCAGTGCGGCACGGCAGTTGTCCGTGCTTCCCGGGGCGCTCGGCGGCCGCGCCGAAGTGCTGGGCGCGCTCGCTCTGGTCCTGAGTGAAATGGGCGATTCGACCCTGTTGGAGAGTGCCCTGCCCGCCTCGGCGCCTGCCTTCACTTAG
- a CDS encoding carbohydrate ABC transporter permease → MKVDGEQSSAPAASAARWKWRSSEGGVLNAFSHVFLLVWALMVGVPLLWALWSSFKTSGDILTHPWSLPTHFQFDNWARAWSKANIGRYFLNTAFVVGLSTLGTMLLGSMAAYVLARFEFPGNRFIYFLFVGGMAFPVVMVLVPLFFVTKNLGILNTLPGLILIYIAYSLPFTVFFMTAFFRTLPTTVAEAALIDGASHTRTFFQIMLPMAKPGIISIGIFNVLGQWNQYLLPLVLNQGDTKNWVLTQGLADLAVQQGYQGDWGALFAGLTIAMLPVLAVYIVFQKQVQAGLTAGALK, encoded by the coding sequence ATGAAGGTGGACGGCGAGCAGTCGTCCGCACCCGCCGCCAGCGCTGCCCGCTGGAAGTGGCGCAGCAGCGAGGGGGGCGTGCTCAACGCCTTCTCCCACGTCTTCCTCCTCGTCTGGGCGCTCATGGTGGGCGTGCCCCTGCTGTGGGCGCTGTGGAGTTCGTTCAAGACCTCCGGCGACATCCTCACCCACCCCTGGTCGCTGCCCACCCATTTCCAGTTCGACAACTGGGCACGGGCCTGGAGCAAGGCCAACATCGGGCGGTACTTCCTCAACACGGCCTTCGTGGTGGGGCTTTCGACCCTCGGCACGATGCTGCTCGGGTCGATGGCCGCCTACGTGCTGGCCCGGTTCGAGTTCCCCGGCAACCGGTTCATCTACTTCCTGTTCGTCGGCGGCATGGCGTTCCCCGTGGTGATGGTCCTCGTACCGCTCTTCTTCGTCACCAAGAACCTGGGCATCCTCAACACGCTGCCCGGTCTGATCCTCATCTACATCGCGTACTCGCTGCCGTTCACGGTCTTCTTCATGACGGCGTTCTTCCGGACGCTGCCGACCACGGTCGCCGAGGCCGCGCTGATCGACGGGGCCTCGCACACCCGGACCTTCTTCCAGATCATGCTGCCGATGGCCAAGCCCGGCATCATCAGCATCGGCATCTTCAACGTGCTCGGCCAGTGGAACCAGTACCTGCTTCCGCTGGTGCTCAACCAGGGCGACACCAAGAACTGGGTGCTCACCCAGGGACTCGCGGACCTCGCCGTGCAGCAGGGCTACCAGGGCGACTGGGGGGCGCTCTTCGCGGGCCTGACGATCGCCATGCTGCCGGTGCTCGCGGTGTACATCGTCTTTCAGAAGCAGGTCCAGGCGGGCCTGACGGCGGGAGCGCTCAAGTAG
- a CDS encoding carbohydrate ABC transporter permease has protein sequence MRHGKYRFIIGFLAIPLALYGVLVISPFIQDFQISMTSWSGLTPEKNFIGLDNYQKLIHNDLFWKALWHNVVLLLCVPVVTLAFGLFFAFMLNVGGRRRGSAGVAGVRGSGLYKVIFFFPQVLSITIIAILWQQIYNPDTKNGMLNSLLASIGLSSLQQSWLGDSSIALLCIMVVMVWANVGFYVVLFSAGMASIPGEIYEAALLDGASRVKTFFRITLPLLRDTVATAWVYMGIIAMDAFIYVQLMSVNAGGPDESTDVVPLLLYKTAFRDNSQYGMAAAMGVAMLIVTLVFAILSMRLSRRERIEF, from the coding sequence ATGCGACACGGCAAGTACCGGTTCATCATCGGATTCCTGGCAATTCCCCTGGCGCTCTACGGGGTCCTCGTGATCTCGCCGTTCATCCAGGACTTCCAGATTTCGATGACGAGCTGGAGCGGATTGACGCCCGAGAAGAACTTCATCGGGCTGGACAACTACCAGAAGCTCATTCACAACGACCTGTTCTGGAAGGCGTTGTGGCACAACGTCGTTCTGCTCCTGTGTGTTCCGGTCGTCACCCTGGCTTTCGGTCTCTTCTTCGCCTTCATGCTGAATGTCGGCGGCCGCCGCAGGGGATCTGCGGGGGTCGCCGGCGTGCGGGGCTCCGGCCTCTACAAGGTGATCTTCTTCTTCCCGCAGGTCCTCTCCATCACGATCATCGCGATCCTCTGGCAGCAGATCTACAATCCCGACACCAAGAACGGGATGCTCAACTCCCTGCTGGCGAGCATCGGTCTGAGTTCGCTCCAGCAGTCCTGGCTCGGCGATTCCAGTATCGCCCTGCTGTGCATCATGGTCGTCATGGTGTGGGCGAACGTCGGTTTCTACGTCGTTCTCTTCTCCGCCGGAATGGCCTCCATCCCGGGCGAGATCTACGAGGCGGCGCTGCTCGACGGCGCCTCCCGGGTCAAGACGTTCTTCCGGATCACCCTGCCGCTGCTGCGCGACACGGTGGCCACCGCCTGGGTCTACATGGGCATCATCGCGATGGACGCCTTCATCTACGTGCAGTTGATGTCCGTCAATGCCGGCGGCCCCGACGAATCCACCGACGTGGTCCCGCTGCTCCTCTACAAGACGGCGTTCCGGGACAACAGCCAGTACGGAATGGCCGCCGCCATGGGTGTCGCGATGCTCATCGTGACCTTGGTGTTCGCCATTCTCAGCATGCGGCTGTCGCGCCGCGAGCGCATCGAATTCTAG
- the ngcE gene encoding N-acetylglucosamine/diacetylchitobiose ABC transporter substrate-binding protein, with protein MGSEINRRDALKRAMAIGLLAVPATSLLSACASSDSGDTKKPSSQGTKSADNPLGVNKGTPLEAFVFKGGLGDDYIKAAETDYNSKYGTTAKHTGTQAIGPKLQPRFAGGNPPDFMDNSGADNLDTAALAKTGKLQDLTPLLDAPTIDDPTKKVRDVLIAGTIEQGQFGSQTMYALNYAFTVYGSFYSNKLFKEKGWTYPQTFSDMLALCKKIKAAGIAPFTYPGKYPYYVHFDLLHQIGKVGGKEALNAIDNLDDGAFKTDAVKEVITYYEELAGQGYFLQGSEGMTHIQMQTAWTQGRAAMVADGSWVENEAAPTMPKDFDLAVGSLIGGGTSDKLPFGALYAAAGEPFIVAKDGKNPTGGMELLRIMLSKKQTTNFTNAIKSLTCVAGAADGLSGMTPGLVSGNAALKAAGTNVLNSRLQDWYKKLNQETIGNATLDLLVGKIKAPEWMDRAQKACDDTKKDSSVPKFKHL; from the coding sequence ATGGGATCCGAGATCAACCGCCGTGACGCACTCAAGCGGGCCATGGCAATCGGCCTGCTGGCTGTGCCGGCGACTTCACTGCTGAGCGCGTGTGCCAGTTCCGACAGCGGTGACACCAAGAAGCCGAGTTCCCAGGGCACCAAGTCGGCGGACAATCCGCTCGGGGTCAACAAGGGCACGCCGCTGGAGGCCTTCGTCTTCAAGGGCGGTCTCGGCGACGACTACATCAAGGCCGCCGAGACGGACTACAACAGCAAGTACGGCACCACGGCCAAGCACACCGGCACCCAGGCGATCGGCCCGAAACTGCAGCCGCGCTTCGCCGGCGGCAACCCGCCGGACTTCATGGACAACTCCGGCGCCGACAACCTCGACACCGCCGCGCTCGCCAAGACCGGCAAGCTCCAGGACCTCACCCCGCTGCTCGACGCGCCCACCATCGACGACCCGACGAAGAAGGTCCGCGACGTCCTGATCGCCGGCACCATCGAGCAGGGCCAGTTCGGCTCCCAGACGATGTACGCGCTCAACTACGCCTTCACGGTCTACGGCAGCTTCTACTCCAACAAGCTGTTCAAGGAGAAGGGCTGGACATATCCGCAGACCTTCTCGGACATGCTGGCGCTCTGCAAGAAGATCAAGGCCGCGGGCATCGCCCCCTTCACCTACCCGGGCAAGTACCCGTACTACGTGCACTTCGACCTGCTGCACCAGATCGGCAAGGTCGGCGGCAAGGAAGCGCTCAACGCGATCGACAACCTCGACGACGGTGCCTTCAAGACCGACGCGGTCAAGGAAGTCATCACGTACTACGAGGAGCTCGCGGGCCAGGGTTACTTCCTCCAGGGCTCCGAGGGCATGACCCACATCCAGATGCAGACGGCCTGGACGCAGGGCCGGGCCGCGATGGTCGCCGACGGGTCCTGGGTGGAGAACGAGGCCGCGCCGACCATGCCGAAGGACTTCGACCTCGCGGTCGGCTCCCTCATCGGCGGCGGCACGAGCGACAAGCTGCCCTTCGGCGCGCTGTACGCCGCGGCCGGCGAGCCCTTCATCGTCGCCAAGGACGGCAAGAACCCCACCGGTGGCATGGAACTGCTGCGCATCATGCTCAGCAAGAAGCAGACCACCAATTTCACCAACGCCATCAAGTCGCTGACGTGTGTCGCGGGTGCCGCCGACGGGCTGAGCGGAATGACCCCGGGTCTCGTCTCGGGCAACGCCGCCCTCAAGGCGGCCGGGACCAACGTGCTCAACTCCCGTTTGCAGGACTGGTACAAGAAACTGAACCAGGAGACCATCGGCAACGCCACGCTCGACCTGCTCGTCGGCAAGATCAAGGCGCCCGAGTGGATGGACCGGGCTCAGAAGGCCTGCGACGACACCAAGAAGGACTCCTCCGTCCCGAAGTTCAAGCACCTCTGA